CGTGGGACTTCATGGAATCCTTGGAAACCCCCACGAGCACCGCACCGAGCTGTTCGAAGAGCGAGTGCAGCTTGGCGAAGCCCACCGCCTCGGCGGTGCACCCCGGGGTGTTGTCCCTGGGGTAGAAGAAGAGTACCAGGATCCTGCCCCGGTAGTCTGCCAGCGTGTGCTCCTTTCCGTCGCTCCCCTGCAGTTTGAAATCGGGTGCTTTCTGTCCTTCCAAAAACATGATGGCCTCCTTGAGTGTGCTTCTCATTAGCGGATAAACCATAGCAGAGTGGCGCTAGTTGGCAAGAGGAATGACGCTGTTGTAACCGGTGCGGATTCGGGTTATGCTGCCGCAGCTTTACGGGGAGGGGTGGATATGGGCGGCATGATGCAGGTGGCAGTCGATCCGGTGCGGTGGCATCACTTTGCCGGGGTGCTGCTGGTGATCGCGCTGGCGGTATTGCAGGGGCGGGTGGGGAGATCGGGCGCTTTTTGGCAGATCTGTTGGGCGCTGCCGGGGACGCTTTTGCACGAGCTGTCCCACCTGCTAGTGGCCGCGGTAACCGGCGGGCGGCCCGTGGGTTTCACCATCATACCCCGGCGGGACGGTCCCCGCCGGTGGGTGCTGGGCTCGGTCACCATCAGCAATCCTGGTCCGGTTTCTGCGCTCCCCTCGGCCCTGGCGCCGCTGTTGTTGAATGTCGTTGCCTATTACCTGTATCTCGGGTGGAGTACGTGGTTCCCGACGGATCTGCCGCATACCCTGCTGATGTATGTCGCCATATATGTTTTCAGCTACAGCTCGATACCTTCGGGGCAGGACCTGAAGGTCGCCGTTTCCAGCCCTGCAGGAGTGTTGCTCTATGGCGGGGCGGTGGGGGTATGTTGGTGGCGGTGGGTAGGGTAGGGGTCCCGTGGCAGCACGTTTGCCAATAGCAGCCATCCGCAAAAAAGCCCGCCCACTGTTGTGGACGGGCTTTTGTTACAGAAACTGGGGCTGGCGTTACAGCGATGCCGCTAGCCTTTCGTACTCTTTCTTGGAGCGCACGATGCAGTCCTCGACGGCCATTCCGGCGAAGTAGTTGCCGGTGACGTAGAGGTTGTTACCGGCAATCAGGCGGTCGATTTGGTCAGTAAGCGCTTTGTGGCCGACCACCGGAGAGGGAAGCTGGCTTTCGCGCTGCACCACCTGCTCCAGGTCGTCGGTCGTCACCTGCAACACGGAGGCGATCCGCTTCAGCTTGGCATCCAAGGGAACCTTCCCGGCTTTGTAGTGAAAACTGAAGCCGCGGTAGCTGTCATGGAGCACGGTGTCGCGGGAGACCGCAGAGTAGAACTCTTCCCCGATCGGGATCAGGCCGGCCAGCAGCGGGAGCTTCAGCTTGCTCTTCTTGACTGCCACCCCGATACTCTCGATGGTCTCCAGCTTAACCTGGTTGAGCACCTTGGAGAGTTCCGGCGCTATTTCGGCGGCGAGCTTGGAACTCACGGGAGGGGGGGCGGCCAAGGCGAGCCGCGGCGCCTGATACGTGGTGCCGTCGGCGAGTTCCACGGTGTAGCCTTCGGCGCCCTTGGCGATGTGCGTTACCTCAACGCCGGTTTGCAGGGTCACCCGGTCCGCGATGGCAAGTTTGTCGATGACGCTGTTAAGCCCCCCTTGCAGGGTGAAACTCTTGATGACGTCCTTTCTCCTGGGGCGCTTGTTGAACAGCATGTCGGCGGGGAAATCGTCTGCGCGCTGTGAGATGACTGCGTTGAAAGCGGGCCCGAAGACCCGGTCGTAGTTGCCACGGCCGACGATGCTGCCGTAATACGAAGCGACGCTG
This window of the Geomonas agri genome carries:
- a CDS encoding protoporphyrinogen/coproporphyrinogen oxidase, with the translated sequence MKQFDAIVIGAGISGLSFASHAAAKGLNTLVLEKSERPGGCFHSHRFEGSAAGFWLELGAHTCYNSYGGLLELMERHGLMGSILPREKVSFKMLVNNEVKSIPSQLSFPELACSAWKLFTLKKDGASVASYYGSIVGRGNYDRVFGPAFNAVISQRADDFPADMLFNKRPRRKDVIKSFTLQGGLNSVIDKLAIADRVTLQTGVEVTHIAKGAEGYTVELADGTTYQAPRLALAAPPPVSSKLAAEIAPELSKVLNQVKLETIESIGVAVKKSKLKLPLLAGLIPIGEEFYSAVSRDTVLHDSYRGFSFHYKAGKVPLDAKLKRIASVLQVTTDDLEQVVQRESQLPSPVVGHKALTDQIDRLIAGNNLYVTGNYFAGMAVEDCIVRSKKEYERLAASL